The genome window TTTGGGGCTCTAACAAGTTTTCATACCGCTATCCCAAAAATGAATATTTTTCCCAAAAACGACCGGAGATGCTCACAGATAAACCCATTTCCTATCGCTACCGCGCGAAAGGACAAATGGGACGGGGACGCTATGCAGTTCCTCCCGGAACAGTCTATCTTCTCAGAGAACCTTTAGATAAAACTTGGTGGGAATTTCCCGAAAATTGGTTTCCCAAAGAAGGTTTTAGCCTGAAACAAGTTGGATGCGGTTTGTGTTTGCCCATTGAAATTCAAGGAGTTGAATAATGTACAAAAAAGCTTACGGTATTATTGAAACCCTTGCTCCTGTTCATGTGGGAGCAACGGCTGGTGAAGAAAGCGGCAACTTAAACTTAATTTGCCGCGACCAGTTTACTCAAACTGGCATTATTCCCGGTAGTTCGATTCGGGGAAGATTGCGATCGGAAATCCGCCGTAGTCTGGGAGAAGCTGAAGCTAATAAATGGTACGGTCAGGAAGCCGAATCTGGGAAACCAGACAGTACCACTGAGTCTGTAGTTAAGTTTGAATATGCTTCGCTGCTGTGGTTGCCAGTATTTTGTCCCGGTCAACCAATTGTTTGGGTAACTTGCCCTCGTTTGCTGAAACGCTATCAGCGAATTGCTGGAGATTATGTCAAGCTAAAAGATGGTACATCTCTCAAATCCGCTAAACCTCCAGCTAATTATACAGGTTCTCAAACCTTAAAAGCTCTCGACATAAATGGCAAACCAAAGCTATTTTTTAACTTTGGCTTTTTAACTGTTGAGAAAACTCAGGATTTGTCTGCTTGGTTTCCTTTAGGAGAGGAATTGCCAGCCGTTGTTGTGGCTGACGATGAAATTGCCATGATTCACGATATGGCCTTATATCGTCAGAGTCGAGTTGCCTTAGACAAAGAGGAAAAAAAGGCTAAAAAAGGAGCTTTTTTTAATACAGAAGCTTTGCCAGAAGGCACAATTTTAGTATTTCCGATCGCCCTCAAGGAAAACCAAGAGACATGGCAACCTTTTGGCGCGTCTACTGGCACAGATATTTATCTCGGCGGTTTAGAATCAATTGGTTTCGGTCACTGCTATCTAACCTTAAAGGAGGTATAATTTATGGCTTGGGAATCTTACAAATTAGACCAAGAGGCTCACGATTTAGTTGTCAAATATCGTGACAAAAAAGACGCTCTCAATCAAGCATACAAAATGCGTGTTGCAGTTGCTTACGGTTTAGAGCGATTTTGGGGAGAACAGTTTCGGTTAGTCAAGGATCGAGATAAGGCTGATTATTGGCGGGATACTTGGAAGGCGCTAGTCAAAATTATGGCAAATGCGGGTGTTAAAATTCCCAATGATAATGTCAGTTCTGACGATACAGCAGCCATTAAAATTATGGCCAATAAATTGTGGGAGTTTCCTGTAGAACAGCGCAAAGTAGCTATAGCTGTGCTGACTCAACTTTGTGACAGTATGGTGTGGTGGACTCAACGTTATAAGCCTACTAAGAATAATGGCAATAATGGAGGTGAAGAAGATGAGTGATAGCGATCGCGTTCCTTTGATGTTTCGCTCTCAATTGGAAGGAAGGGGCAAAATTCAGTACGCCGGCGATGCTGGTCCCGCTTCTGAATGGGTGCAACAGTGGTTAGAATGCTGTCCTCCCGTCCCCGAAAGCGCCGATGAAAGCGTTCCCCTTTACAAACGAGGTCGAACTAAATCACCCGTAAAAATGCCTGAATTCGGGCAAGGAGTAGAAACAAAACAATACACCATTAGCTGGCGTTTAGTTACAAACAGTGGACAAGATGAAGGCGTCATTCGACCCATAATTGGCGCGAAAGGTTTGCCATTTTATCCTGGTTCTAGCATGAAAGGGGCTTTTTGGCGATCGTGTCCTCCTGAAAAACGAGAAGGATACTGCGGGGGAGAGGTTGTAGAGGACGGACAGCGTAGTGCAAAACCAGGAATTTTGCGCTTTCACGGCGGCTTCCCCGCTGATATGTCTTGGGGAGAAAAAGAGCGTTTAGTCGATGTCGTTCACTCTCAGCAAAAGCGCCAAGTGATGGAAAATGCCGTCACCAGCGCTAACGTGCAAATCTCGCTTTATCAGTGTAAACTACAATTTGGAATTTCCAGCAACAAGCAGCTTGGAAAACAAGAATGGGAAGAAATTTGGCAAATTTGGGAAAAAGCTTTAGGGCACGGAATTGGTTCTAGGGTAAGTGCAGGCTACGGCCGCATGGCAGAGGTAGAAAGCGCCGATCGCATCTTACTTTCTGTCAATTTGAGCGGCTGCGGATTAACGTCGCAACTACTGAATAGAACCCCAGAATTTCGACCCAATATGTTTAAAGCTGCCCTGCGGGGTCATACTTTGCGGTTGTTGGCAGGGGTCACAGATGCCAATACAGCACAACTGTTAACCAAAAAACTTTGGGGAGGAATTGTTGAAACACGCGATGATACAGGGGCAATTATCGGGCAGTTGGGGATTAACTTTACTGCTGAGGAACTCGATTTTGGTGAACACAAATATTATCCGACGAGGAATCCGGTAGTCATGCCAACTTACGCTTTACAGGCAGGAATACTGGACATTGTGAATCTAAATAATAGGTATCCGCAGAAGGAATTAAAAAAGTTTGTCACTTATTTAATTAAATTTTCTCTCTTGCTTGGCGGTTTTGGCAAGTCGTGGCGGCGGGTCGATCACAGCCTGTTTTTCCCTGAGTATTTTAAGAGAAATGACAAACCTGCGATCGGCTGCCACTGGAAGTTTAATGAAAGTTCAAAAAATTTGTACGTCACGGCTGCTAATCCTGACCTCAGCAATATTACTAAATTTCTGGCAGAGGGTCAGCAGAGAGCAATAGAATGGTTAACAGTTAATCATTTAGAACCTAGTCATCAGGTTATGGCTTGGCGTGAAGTCTGGCATCCCGAAAAAGTGGAAGTTTGGGGAAGAATCGCTGAGGATCAGCATAGCAGCGAAGCAATTAAATGGTTTCACGGGCCGTACTCAAAAAATCAGTCTATTAAGCAAAGCGATTTGACGGGAAAACTAAATAACATCGGTCGCATTTGGCACCGGATGTATCCCCGCTATCTCACAACTAAAAACGGAGAATTAAGACAAAAAAGGCAAGAGTATGTAGAGCTTTTGACCATTTTTCCAGATAAATCGGACAAAACTCAAGATTTTCTTGAGTTTTTACAGAATCAGAGCGACTTTATCAAACTTTGGCCAACTGAGGAATAATTATGAATATCTGGATTGTGACAACTGGCAGCAGCGATGTCAAGCTCAAAACTGATGACAATTGGGGTAGTTTGTTCAAAAAGGTGAGAAGTCAATTATACGATCGCCGTTTTGTACCTACACGACCGCCGAATACTGATGATGACGAACCTTTCATTGTACCAGCTAGAGCGATGGGGATGGTTTATGGCAGCCAGTTAACAGATGAATATTATGAGGATTTGCACTTTCCGCTTCTTGATGCTTTTTCGGCTAAGCTGTTAGAGAAAGGTAAAACAAATCCTGACCAAATAATCTTGATTATGACCGATCAGAAAGCCGTTTTTGATGAGGAAGATAGGAGAGTAGAGAAAAGTCCTTATTGGCAGGATACTTGCACGCTCAAACCAATATTTGAGCAATATTTTAAGAAAAAATTTCCTAAAATTGAATCAATTGATTACTTAGAATTGAAACCTAAATCCAAAGATGAGGGGTTAGATAGTTGGAATAAAGCACTGTTTCTGGTTCAACAAGCTTTGTCGAGTTTGGATTTAGATAAAAGTGCAAACTTTTATGTCAGTCATCAAGCTGGAACTCCGGCAATTTCTTCGGCAGTTCAATTTGAAACCTTAGCAAAGTTTGGTAAAAAAGTCAAGTTTTTGGTTAGCAACGAGTATGAACCAGATTTAGCCAAAAAGGGTGATTTCATAGAAAGCTCTACTTATTTACAGGGGATGCAAGTTCAAGAAGCAAAAGCGCTATTAAGTCGTTATGACTATTTGGGAGTAGAGCGCATTTTAAAACCTTACTGGAAAGATTCTTCCGATCCGCTATTGCTGGAAATCCGTGATTTATTAGCAATGGCTGTACAGTGGAATTTTGCTAAGTTTGAAGATTTTGGCAAGGCTAGGGGAGATGTTGCAAAGGAGCGTTTGAATCAGTGGTGGTGGACTGGCTATGAGGCTGCTTATTTAGGAGTTATCCGTCTTAGACAGGGTAACACGGTTGAGGCTCTATTTCACAGTTTTCGCGCTGTGGAAGGATCGATCAAAGAATGGGCATTAGACAAGTATAAGCCACAAATTAAATACTCTAATCCCAATCAACCAAGTACAGCATATATCCATGATGTGAATCTGCCTCAAAATTTACGGTCTTGGTTTAATGCCAATAAAAATGAGCAGTACAATAGTGTGGGCTTGTTTGGTAAATCACTATTTACTTTACTTGAAAAATCCGATCAAAATAAATGGAATCAAGATTCTCACATTAAAGTAGTGGCTGCTAATACTATAGATGAAAGAAATTTTATTTTTCATTCTTTGCGTGGCTTGCAGGAAAAAGATGTGTTCAAGGCTTGGAATACTGATAGTCGAGAACAATGGGAAGCTAGGGTTTTAGGCTGTTTGAATTTTGTTTCACCGCAAAGCTTTGTTTCGTTAAAGTCAGCAAGTTTGATGGCGAAAGTGCATGATGAATTGGTAGCTGCGCTCGCCCGTTACGAACTGCAAACATAAAATCGACTATCTATCTCCAACAGATTCACCACTCCGCCAGGTTTTAAACCCCAGGCGGACTAAGGGACTTAACTAAAATTTTTACCTTCAGCGTGCATCGACAACCAAACTGTAGCATCCATATTCAACACAAAATAGCCCAACTATGTACATCACATCCCGCGCACCTACAATCCGGAACATTTCCCTAGCCACCCTCAAGGGCACTATCACTCTCATCTCCCCACTCGCCGAAATGTGCTGAAGTTAGCACTTTTTTATTGAGTTTGGGAGGCTAATCTAGCCCATATCGACGCACCTCCCTTTGTTTGTGTAACCCTTATGGTTTGGTTGAGGTGCGTCGATGCTTTGCAGGGATTGAGTTTGAGGCTTATAGTTCGATGCTTTTTATCGTTTACCTGTGCTATATTTTAGCGGTGCGTCGATTTGACGGCTGAATCCCTCTCTGGGTATGGTCTCTGCGGCGAACTCTCCCCACTCGCTGGGGAAACTAATTGAATGGAAACTACTTGAAAGTATTGTAACCATCACAAATGTTAGTCTCCCCACTCGCTGGGGAAACTAATTGAATGGAAACTCCACTATTTTCGTATTAATTCTAGCAGGATTAACTCCCCACTCGCTGGGGAAACTAATTGAATGGAAACATTAAAACTAGCTAGATGTCAGAGAGCCAGTTTTAGCTCCCCACTCGCTGGGGAAACTAATTGAATGGAAACCTATGACAATTTTTGCTGTTTCTTTTGGGATGATAAGCTCCCCACTCGCTGGGGAAACTAATTGAATGGAAACGCACCTTTGCCAGGTTAGCGGCAACTAACACAGTATCCTCCCCACTCGCTGGGGAAACTAATTGAATGGAAACCGCCATGGGAGGCGAGAAGTTCTTCGAGTTGAGCTAAACTCCCCACTCGCTGGGGAAACTAATTGAATGGAAACCAGACCCCCACTCGTCGTAAAAATGCGATAAGTGCTCCCCACTCGCTGGGGAAACTAATTGAATGGAAACAAATAAAACTCCTCCAAAATCTGGAATTTTATAACCCTCCCCACTCGCTGGGGAAACTAATTGAATGGAAACAATAAAGAAAAAGAAGTGGGAAAACAAAAAATCGAAGCCTCCCCACTCGCTGGGGAAACTAATTGAATGGAAACCAGAAGTATCGGTGTCAATAATATCGAAACATTGACTCCCCACTCGCTGGGGAAACTAATTGAATGGAAACACCCGAGGGGGCACAGGCTGGGGTAAAAGCAATCGTGATCATTCTCCCCACTCGCTGGGGAAACTAATTGAATGGAAACCAAAAAGGTAATGCTCGTATATTTCTACATTGCTACTCCCCACTCGCTGGGGAAACTAATTGAATGGAAACCTTCTAGAGGAGTTTCTCCTGGTTCAATTTTTTCGCTGATTCTCCCCACTCGCTGGGGAAACTAATTGAATGGAAACCGGAAAGTCCGACAATTCCTCGTTGCCGCACGCTTCCCTCCCCACTCGCTGGGGAAACTAATTGAATGGAAACCGATCAGATTTTAGAAAAGATTCTAAAGATTTTTGAGCTCCCCACTCGTTGGGGAAACTAATTGAATGGAAACTCATTCAGTTTCATCTGAGCCTCCTTTGCTTTCCAACTCCCCACTCGTTGGGGAAACTAATTGAATGGAAACTTTATTCGGGATTCGTACATCGGCTCCGAATTTAATTCTTCCAGGGTAGGCTCCCCACTCGTTGGGGAAACTAATTGAATGGAAACAGGAACTGCACGGGCCCTCCACCGGCACCGCACCCAAAACACTCCCCACTCGTTGGGGAAACTAATTGAATGGAAACAGGAGACACTGGAGTTCTGTCATATTTTCACCCCGCTCCCCACTCGTTGGGGAAACTAATTGAATGGAAACGCTAAAACAAAATTAGTGGAAGTCTTCTATTAATGCGACAGTTTAAGGGCAACCATAAATAGCTGTTGACAAAAGACTAGATTTCTAATAGTCTAATTTTGGGGGGATGCCTTTTGGGGGACGCCTCTACCGCATAGAGTGAACGTCCTTAAGGCATCGTCCTATCCCCCAGCCGAAGGGTTACGGCACTGTCTAGCAAGTTAACTTGTCACTTGCTAGAAATACATAGCTAAGACAAAGTGTGTCGAAGTCTTCTATTAATGCGGAATCGAAGGAGGCTTCGACTTCACACGACACCGCAAACAGAAATTCAAAAATCAGAGCCTTCTGTAGTGCCAAAAGCTCTAAATTTTCAACCTCTGGAAAACTCCAAAGACAAACTTTTACAACTCAAATTTCTGCAATTAATCCGAGTGGCGAACAATTAAAAAGCACAAAAAAAGCCCCACAATCGGGGCAAAATATAACTATTCTCAGTCGTTGGGTGGGGGCGGGTTTATTATATTGTTGGTTTCTGACGTAAATGGTTGGTGAAACCCGCCCCTACAGGCTATCGAAACAATGTTATAGTACGATCGACTGTAGATAAGATTTGCCATTACATTCGATCGACAGTGGGCTAGATTCATTAATTTTGACTGAATTATGAGGATATAATTCATCTTTTGCCCACGACAAAGGATTATTAATGATGTATTCCCGAATAGCAACTAATGATTCTTCATTGCGGATGATATGTTCGTAATAACCTCGTTGCCAAACTGATACGCCAGTCAAATATCGCATTTGGTTAATTCGCCCCGCTGAAGATGTTTTCATACCCCGCACAATTTCCGATAAAGGATGGATTTTTGATTTTCTCAGCGCCAATTTATCCGATTCTGTATAATTTATTTCTGGGCTGTCTTTCAAAACAATAATCCCGTGGACGTGATTTGGCATCACAATAAAATTATCTAATGCCACATTTTGATAACGTTTGGGAAGAATGCTCCAATTGAATAAAACTGTTTTACCATAGGGACTCAATTGCATTGTATTATCAATGACTTCGCCGAATAAACATTCACGCTGCCAACTGCAAATAGTGAGAAAATACGCACCGGGAGTCCTATAATCATATCCAGGCAGGCGAATTGAGTGGCGGTGGTGTTTGTTGCGATCGTATTTCATAATCTTTTTCCCAAAAACACAGGCGGTAGGGGCGGGTTTTACGAATAATATTTAATACCAGCAGACAATCTAGATAAACCCGCCCCCACCCAACCAATAACGTAGATTAACCTGATGTGCGATCGAATGCAAAGAATATTGATTCGGATTTGTCGTTGGGCAGGGCGGGTTTATTTATTTTCTCAATTAGTGGCAAAAATGGTTGGCGAACCCGCCCCTACAATAATTGCGGGCTATCGAGATTTTTGTCGGGCAGGGCGGGTTTATTTATTTTCTTAATTAGTGGCACAGATGGTTGGTGAAACCCGCCCCTACAATCATTTTTCAGGTGCAATTTCTCGATCTACTTGTTCAAAATTCACTTTATTATATATATCTGCCACAGCAATTTCAAAGGATACTGAAGCAAGCGCGATCGTCTCATCCGATTCATTGTACTCAGCAAACGACCATCGCTTATCATCCGTCTTAGAAAAATGTTCGATATATCTCCGATTTTGGTCGATCAATAAGTATTCTTCAAGAGTGGGAATCGTGCGGTATGCCTCAAACTTTTTGCTGCGATCGTATCCTTTAGTTGAAGCTGACAAAACCTCAATAATTACTCTGGAATTGGTAATCGTATCGGTGCGGTTATTATAATACTCCGGCTTCCCACATACTACCATCACATCGGGATAAGTATAGATGCGCTTCTTGGGTATCCACAAGCGGACATCGCTCATGAAAACTCGATAGTCTAGTTTTTTGAACGCAAAATTTAGTTCTGTACTGAAGTTGAGCGCTATTTGATTGTGATTTGTAGAGCCACCGGCCATAGGAAATATTTCACCATCAATGTATTCGCTTTTGTAGTCAGCAGCTTCTTCTAGTGCTAGATATTCCTCGATCGAGTAGTATCGTTGTTCAGTAAGTTGCATAGTTCTATTAGAGAGCATTTAACTGAGGCTTTTGTTTAGTGTAACATTTTTGGGTAAGCTTTTTAAGGTTGAGTTTGTGTAGGGGGGTTTTTGAGATTGTTGGTTTATCGTATGAATTGTTGGTAAACTCGTCCGCACCCAGCCGATCGCCTAGATTTATCTGATATGCGATTGCATCCCAAAAATGTAGATTCGGATTTGCCGCCCAAGTGGGGGCGGGTTTTCGAGATTTTTGGTCTGAAGCGATTATGGTTGGTGAACCCGCCCCTACGGTAATTTGGGCAAACACGCTTACTTTTTAGTTACCAAAACCCAATCGTCCGCTGTTTTGACAACCTCAGCATTCTGCAAACCTAAATGTTTTAAAACAGGTTTTTCTAACAGAAAATAAGGTTGAGGAAGAGTTTGCCATTTCTGTTTGAGCGTCGGCGCGTCGGCGACAATAACTTGGCGTTCACTGTAAAAATTCAGCGATGGACGGCCCAAGCGGTGAGAAGTAAACACCTGTTGACCGGCCGGAGTTCCTGTGCGGACAATTTCGGCGATCGGCTTAACCGGATAATCCTCTGCTAGTTCCCAAACCCAGTTATCTGAAGCCACCAATACCAACAGCGTCAGGTAAGTTCCCCAAATTAAAACTAATATAAACTGCCGATCTTTGCGGTGCAGCAACACGGCCGCCATTGTCATTGTCAAACCTACAAACATCAGCATTAACTGCAAATCTCGATCGGGAGGCACAAAATATTTCCCAATTTGCACTAAGCCACTGAAGTAAATGCAGCCGACAACACCAACTACACCCAGCACTGCCAAAATCGCGGGATGAGGCAACAAAGAAATAGCATCAAAACGTTCTTCTGCTTCCTCTTTAATGGGCTCTGGCGGCAGCCACAGTTGCTCCCAAACTTCAGCGAGATAACTGCCAACGGCAAGAGCAAAAGCTGGATAAATTGGCAACACATACCAGGGCAATTTAGTAGTCATCACAGAAATAGCCAGCAGATATACTCCAGTCCAAACCAATACTAATTTTGGCCCGGGAAAACTGCGATTTTCCCAACTCAGACGCAGCCCTTGCAGCCAAAATAACTGCCACGGCCAAGCTAATTTTAAAATTTCTAAAAGATAATACCAAGGCGGGCCTCGGTGACTGCTTACAGGTTCCGAAATGCGCCGGAAAGATTCGTTAACTAAATTAGCGTGGATGAAATATTGGCCGTAGTGCAGCCATTGGGCAAAATACCAAGCAGCTACTGGCAATGTTCCGATCGCCAATCCGCCCCACAGATACCCAGAAGTGAGGAGTCGCGGGGTATCCCAAACCAAAAAAATACAGCCGATAGCACCCAGCAGCAGCCCCAACATGACGCCCTTAGTCAGGCAAATGAGTCCGAACCCAATCCCCGCGCCCAAAGCGTAGCGCAAATCCCGGCGCGATCGTAGCAAACACCACATCGCCACCAGCAAAAAACACAAAACCGCCCCATCCAACATTGCCAAACGTCCGTGCCGCACCACCGGTAACAGCGTCAGATAAACGAGGGCAGAAAAAATGGCGATCGAACGCCGAGGAAACAACTCCCTGCCAATGGCGTAAAGCAAGGGCACTGAAGTGGCTGTCAGCATCGCCGGTACCAACCTCGCCGTCAATTCGCTGACACCGCCTGCTGCAAAACACAGCCCGATCAGCCAGTGTACCAGCGGCGGTTTGTTGAAATAAGGCATTGAGTCGATCGTCGGATACAGCCAATTTAAGTTGCCGCGCCAAATTTCCCGACTTACCTGCGCTGCAATGCCTTCATCCCAATCCCGCAAAGCCGCGCCGCCCAGATTCAGCCCGAAAATCAGCACTGCCGCCAACAGAAAAGCCAGCATCCACACTTTGTCTGTCAAGCTGTCATTCCAGCGATTTTTCGGTTGGCGGCCAAGGAATGGAAAGATTTCTGACATAAGTTAAGAGAGTTTTGAGCGTCCCAAACTGAAGGTAAACTTAGACAGCAGTTATTTGCGACTAGGAAAATACCATGAACTTGCCTGTAATTATAGATATTATCATTGGCTTAGTATTTATCTACCTGACTTTAAGCTTGCTAGCTTCGGAAATTCAGGAACTGATTGCTACTGTTTTGCAGTGGCGGGCGGAACATTTAAAGAAGTCGATCGAAGTGCTGATTTCTGGCGGCAGCGAAGGCGCAAAAGATCCCCTGCAATTTAAGCGAGTCGGACAGTTGGCTCATTCGATTTACGCCAATCCGATGATCGAGGATTTGAATCAGGGAGCGAAAGGGCTTTTGTCAGAGGGATTCCGCTATGTTACGCACCGCCTGGGGGATTTGTACCACGGAGTTACGGGTACTAAAAATGTTTTCGGCAATAAATCCAGCGGGCCTTCTTATATTCCAGCCGAGTGTTTTTCGGCTAGCCTTTTGGAGACTTTAAAGGTTTCTAGTTTGCTCAGCTCTATCTCTAAAACCCGATTGGAAAGATTTCAAGATTTACAATTAGCACAAATTCAACAGATTGGACAAAATCTGAGTTTGCCGGATGCTACTAAACCGATTATCGAGCAAGAATTTAGGTGGCTGACTGCGGAGTTCAATCGAGTTGTTGAAGATTATCAAAACAATTTAGCAAGTTTGAACAACAGCTTAGATAGAATGTCGGAAAAACTAGGATTTTATATTAAGGATTCTCAGGTTTATCTACCAGAAACCGAGCTAGGAGGGAGAGAATTTCAGAGGCAGATGGCAATTGTGAAGGCTCGTTTTGACAGCAAGATTGAGCGGGCGGCGCTGCTGGGGCAACTGCAACCGAGTTTCAGCAATCTGTTAAATAGTGTTAAAAAAAGTCAAGATCCGGTAGCAGAAATTATGGATATCAAAGAGGAGAGTGCGATTTATCAACAAATTCAAGAAACCTTGGACAGTATGCCAGAATCTTTGAAACGCAGCCTTTATATTTTAGCGCAGCGCGCTGAAAAAGGCGGCGGAGATACTCAAGAGCAGTTGCAGCGGTTTCAGAAAGAAATTGAAATTTGGTTTGACCAATCGATGGAGCGTGCTTCTGGTGTTTACAAGCGGAATGCCAGAGGGGTAGCGATTTTGCTCGGAACTGCGATCGCTGTCGCTGCTAATGCTGATACCATTAATATTATTAATCGGTTGTCGAAGGATTCGATGTTGCGATCGACTGTTAATTTGTATGCTGAGCAGTTGGTGGCAAACAATGCTAAGACTAAATCAAATAATTTAACCAGTCTGACAAAAGTTCAACAGGATGTCGATCGAGCTTTGGATCGGGTAGCCCTGCCTTTTGGATGGAGCGAA of Oscillatoria nigro-viridis PCC 7112 contains these proteins:
- a CDS encoding transposase, which codes for MKYDRNKHHRHSIRLPGYDYRTPGAYFLTICSWQRECLFGEVIDNTMQLSPYGKTVLFNWSILPKRYQNVALDNFIVMPNHVHGIIVLKDSPEINYTESDKLALRKSKIHPLSEIVRGMKTSSAGRINQMRYLTGVSVWQRGYYEHIIRNEESLVAIREYIINNPLSWAKDELYPHNSVKINESSPLSIECNGKSYLQSIVL
- a CDS encoding Uma2 family endonuclease, encoding MQLTEQRYYSIEEYLALEEAADYKSEYIDGEIFPMAGGSTNHNQIALNFSTELNFAFKKLDYRVFMSDVRLWIPKKRIYTYPDVMVVCGKPEYYNNRTDTITNSRVIIEVLSASTKGYDRSKKFEAYRTIPTLEEYLLIDQNRRYIEHFSKTDDKRWSFAEYNESDETIALASVSFEIAVADIYNKVNFEQVDREIAPEK
- a CDS encoding ArnT family glycosyltransferase yields the protein MSEIFPFLGRQPKNRWNDSLTDKVWMLAFLLAAVLIFGLNLGGAALRDWDEGIAAQVSREIWRGNLNWLYPTIDSMPYFNKPPLVHWLIGLCFAAGGVSELTARLVPAMLTATSVPLLYAIGRELFPRRSIAIFSALVYLTLLPVVRHGRLAMLDGAVLCFLLVAMWCLLRSRRDLRYALGAGIGFGLICLTKGVMLGLLLGAIGCIFLVWDTPRLLTSGYLWGGLAIGTLPVAAWYFAQWLHYGQYFIHANLVNESFRRISEPVSSHRGPPWYYLLEILKLAWPWQLFWLQGLRLSWENRSFPGPKLVLVWTGVYLLAISVMTTKLPWYVLPIYPAFALAVGSYLAEVWEQLWLPPEPIKEEAEERFDAISLLPHPAILAVLGVVGVVGCIYFSGLVQIGKYFVPPDRDLQLMLMFVGLTMTMAAVLLHRKDRQFILVLIWGTYLTLLVLVASDNWVWELAEDYPVKPIAEIVRTGTPAGQQVFTSHRLGRPSLNFYSERQVIVADAPTLKQKWQTLPQPYFLLEKPVLKHLGLQNAEVVKTADDWVLVTKK
- the cmr4 gene encoding type III-B CRISPR module RAMP protein Cmr4, with protein sequence MYKKAYGIIETLAPVHVGATAGEESGNLNLICRDQFTQTGIIPGSSIRGRLRSEIRRSLGEAEANKWYGQEAESGKPDSTTESVVKFEYASLLWLPVFCPGQPIVWVTCPRLLKRYQRIAGDYVKLKDGTSLKSAKPPANYTGSQTLKALDINGKPKLFFNFGFLTVEKTQDLSAWFPLGEELPAVVVADDEIAMIHDMALYRQSRVALDKEEKKAKKGAFFNTEALPEGTILVFPIALKENQETWQPFGASTGTDIYLGGLESIGFGHCYLTLKEV